The nucleotide sequence agaaagaagtgACTGAGTATTCGATATCTTCGATAATAGTTAAAATATTAAACAATTTAGTAAAATATGTTCATACATGCATATTGAAGACATTGTATATGGTGAGTACTGATGACTAGTATTGATCGAGCTACTATATtgcaaataatataatatttgctaaaaaaataaaatagaaaacgaAAGAAGAAATTAAAACCTGTATTCCTTGTAGCGATAAAAGGAGTCACCACTCCAACCTTGAGTCTTATCGGCCGCCATAACCGAAAACGAAATCAAACACAGAACCACCTCGCTCACCCGGAACCCTAGTGCCGCCGTCCTCATTATCTTCTCCCTATTCATCGCCGGCGCCGTCCTGCTTCTCCCCCTCCCTCCGCCTTCTCTGCCTCGTCCTCCATGACCGGCGCTCAGATTCGTCGGCGCAGGCTGAGGCTCCTGCCTCACAGCGCGGTTGATTACCACCACCGGCGGTGCATTCTCCGGAGTCGGGCTCTGGCGATCGGAATCGTGCAAGGGAGATTGGTGCGCCGGACTTCCGACGACCACGATTGCCCTGGAGTTGTCACGGTGTTGACTTTCCGGTGAGTTTTCTGGCGAGTGAAACCGCTGTGGCGGAGATTCGGACTCGTTAGGATCGCCGCCATCGGAGAGAGGAGAGGATCGTATTCGGAATGGTGAGTGAGGCGAGTCGAAATGAGTCGTCGACTCGGGTTCTTTCAACACcgactttttcattttttcttttttaaaaagaaaaatcgcAGAGTGCACTGCGTTTTACGTGGAATCGAATTTCGTAGCCTCGGCGGGTTTTAAAGGCGGGGAAAAGAGGAATAAAGAGGAAGAAGGCGTTTGAGTGGTGGGAAATGGGAGAGAAagttgaaaggaaaaaaagtgtaGTAGTAAGGAGGAGTAGAGTGGTATTCTCTAGGTTCTGTAATTTTCAGCGTAGGATCTTGCCACGTGGGCTTCGATCTGAAAAAGCCCATTGTTTTCAGTACACAGTCAACCAATAAGAGAGCGACACGTAAGCAGGGCATGTGGGTGAGATGGGTTTGATTCTTGGAGTGCAGGTAGGAAAAAGGTTTGGGTTCCGCATGGGATTCAAAACTCCACTGAGAGTCAAGTGTTTCCTCCTTCCGATTCTTTCTGTTCCTAACTTCGACTTCACTGTCATACTTGCACTTCTGGAAACTTAGCAAACTTAGCTTAGCTTTTCTTATTATTAAGTAAAGGAGCTTCATTATTGATTTTTGTTCCCAAACTGCTTTTTCGTTTGTCATATGTTAATGTAACTTGTAAAGCCAGGGTTGCATCACTACTCACTTATAATGTTGTTTGTactcatattttttttaatattgaattAAGTTTATTCTATTATTACACTAAGCATGCAAAATTTGAAACATCATGATAATaactcaaaaataataaatttgataATCAAATGCTctattagtatatatatattgttagtaCAAAATTCTGACAAATTATATGATTCGACCATGATGAAGCAAATGACGTCTACATCATGCATGATATGAGTCGAGTCGAAATTGGCTTGGATTGAATTTTATTAACAACACATGAGTTAATTCGATGGCACATGATAAATAAGGAATGTGGAGGTAAAAGCTTAGGGATCACCCTAAAAAAAAAAGACGTCGAGTTTTTAACTTGGCAAATAAGGTACTTCATAGTAGTTAAGACAAGGTCGTGGATTATGAGAatccaaaaaaaagaaaagctaGATCCTGGGATAGAGAGAAATATTTAGCTAACATCATTGTCTATAAATAAGGGAAACTTAAAAGACTTAGGAACttcaagaaaaatatttaaaaattactcTAAAATTTTGCAATTTCTAAGTTATACTAACATCAAGAAGAATCATGGAGTACAAGTGCATATAAGTGTCTTAAGTCAATTTTCAATATATTTTACTGACTTCTTTTCTTCAAGTATTTTACCTTCTTtaaattctagtttgttttcttttttatttatttaatttaatttctcattTACATTCGTATTCCaaattattcacattatttttacAAGTTATATCAAATACTTCATATATTTTATACAAGTAATTTTTGATACACTGAGTAAATTCTGAATCGAATTTCTTCTTTTAAGAGGAATCGTATCTACTCCCCAAATTGAGATCTTGATACAAGTTTGAGTCGACGACACTTATTGAGACTAACGAAAATTAAGCAAAACAAATACAATGTACCATTTATTTATAGATgatgaacaaataaaaaataatcaaataataaatatctaatattttattattaatagcaATATCAATCATAGTCAATCTAATTAATATTCAAATATCGTAATGAAAGTTTTCAATGACTTAAAGAAGGGAGTTGAATTTATGGCctatttttgcttcttttttaaaCTTTAAAACCAAAAACATATTCTGTTGTGTCTACAATATGGATTATGCAGGAGATAATTTAATATTGTCTCATAACGAATATAACAAAAATAGAACATAGAAGAAAGAAGTACACAACCATGTATTATGGTTCAATCATCTTGTGCAATGTGCTTTACGTCcaatctccatcacaacaatagTAAAATTCTcactatcttttcaaatattaCAAACAATAATTCCCTAGAATTCTTCTTAATCTTATACGAGACAAACCAAATTTCTAACCAAGCTTGATTTGGCTAGATTCATTCCCTGAATTCTCAACACTAAGTGTCTACTCAACTTAGTAAGAAAACCTCTTAGATTcaagaaataaaatagaaaattattgCAAAAGAGattaacataattttttaattttctctaagcAAACTCTCTTTACTTTTTCTCTCAATGGCTTTTTCTAAATCCTCACATTTATGCCTTTTTTtcattgaatgaaaaaaaaagataaaattgaagaattagaaatatttttatcattcAATATCCTAGAAGGGAACCCACATTAGAAGTAAAATTCCCAATTGTTTTTGCCATCGGAAGCTGCGAGACCAATGAGAAATTTTGTAAATGCATGACCTCTCTTTATCACCGCCACCCTTCAATGTTATGGGTTTGGCAACAGTAGTACCAATATCTGCTATTTTTTCAGTTGGTGCTTGGgatgaaataaaatattattcGTGGACCGATAGCCTCAAGTGCTGATTTCTTCCTTTTGGTATTAAAGCGGCTCATTCTTTTTGGTTCACGACTCATCTAAAATTACTTTCCTTCTAGCTTGACTTATTCCATTAGGTATGTGGCTTTGTTGTAAGCGGACCTACCAATCATCCTCTCCCCCTTTTTCTAAGGGGAAGTGTAGGCATCAGAGAAGTCCTGCGCAGTGCTTGCCTTTCTACCTCTCTCTGTAGTGTATTCATCCCATCTTTTGTTTATGTTCATCTTTCCATTCTCTTGGGCTCCCAAAGAATATTCCATCACATCAGCCAACCTTTCAAACATCATACTCCTTGTTATCGTATGAGTCATGGTATAATCCTTTAGGGCTATCAGTCAAAGTGGAAAATATTGTTGTCTGAAAAGTACTCCATTACGTATGTATGGTAGTTTTTTCCATATGCCCATCTAAGCGTGAGTATAGGTTTTCGACTAGTCTTGGAAGTCTTGTAATGGATTCTTCTGGTTGGTTTGTAGCACGGGTTTCCATTGGGTGAACCCTTATTGATCTTCTTCTTGTTTGGTAAGCGACCTCTTGCCAGGAACATTAACCTCTTTTAAGATGATTTAACTACTCTTTGATCTCTTTTTCGCATTCTTTCATTTCTTTTGTATAGGGAGTGGATTAAGTTGACTTTTTTCCCCACTCTATAAGAAAGTTCCCTTAGCGGTCTAAGCTTTTCTGCCTGCTTTGTATTACGTATATCAGTCGGTTCGGTAATCATTCCGCTAGCTCTTCTTCCCGTAAGGATTCGAAGTAGTGTCTTACTGTAACTGGCCCCACCGGGTAGAAATCCTCTAAGAGTCCCACAGGTAACCCCATAGGCTAACTTATCCCTCTGCATATTCATTGAAGCGAGGGCCCGGTCTTACCCCTCATCAaggatttctttcttttatcgcTTCCTTGATAAAGCAGCCTTTGCCACATTTCCCTAGTCCATCTAGCTCTTTCCTTGTGCAAGCTTTCTATTAGCAGTTCAAGTAGTGGAATCGTTAACTGCCTAATCTAATTTGTTTGCTATTCCTTTTTTTCTTCTATGAGGAAGCAAAGCGGTAGCATGTAGGTTTGACTAATGCAACTAGTCGGCCGAGAGGAAATCAATTCTCATGAAAGAACCCCTAGTGGCCCGGTGCATCTGTGTCTTAGTCGTGGAAGGAGCATTGGCTTAGTCTTGAGACTCTTTAACTCCTTAGTCAAATAAGGTGTTTTCATTCTTCCCTCAGATGATGTCTTCGAAGTCGTAGATCAAGTGAATGCAGTTGTAGGTCTAGCGGCATCCCTGACAAactccatttttagggtttatcttgtgcttaatttagaggattttatcaacttatctcatatttattcaatgaaatagcatggttttgtaattctccctaaatttgtgcttaagtgtgaaaacgtgctttttaggcctttaattggttaattttaattcacctttgattccactagatgcattgatgtgtttgttagtgaattcaggattgaaaagggcaaggaatggatcaaaggagtgaaggaaaaagcatgcaaagtggagaattcatagaaaaacaaggatttggagtgcgcagatcgacgcgcatgcgtggcatgacgcgcacgcgtgaagaggAGGTCGTCCAGGCGACGTGTATACGTGACATGACGCATACCCGTGAGAAGGAAAACGccagatgacgcgtacgtgtggcccatgcgtacgcgtcacagcaGGCACGTGACCTCAATAAAGgcaattcactgggggcgatttctgagcttcccaggcccaaatccaactcatttttgaggcTATTACATGCAGAAGTCAAGAGGggtcaaggggggagcaattagttgagTTCACCATgctttaggttagaattctagagagagaagctctctcttctctctagaattaggttagatgtagattaggttaatttctgtagatctaggtttaattcatgtcttgatttacttttcctttacaatttcttgttcctttacctttacttttctagtttagtattttactccttgtatttgtttactttgttgttgatgcattcTTGTTTCTTTGATTcctattcatgcaatttacattttatgtttctttatgtttaattgaattgttgttgttaattccttgcaattggtagttgttagattttattcttgttgtcattttatcttgtttttgtaagacccagaacttttgaaaaagggctatcatgagctaatttcaaattcagtatttTTGTAGCTGTAATTTCAGAAATTCTTTATTGAAGAAAATTAAAGTAAGTTTCGATTAAtcgaatttgaaataaattaagattattatctaattttacaattattagattattttctatattcaaattataaagttggtaattgtgaaataataaggatttttatataatttagattaaataattaatattttaaatattaatactgctactttggaaaataaaggatttaattatattatttctaatgatttgatttggacattccattgaaaataatttgtaaaattgatgagtaaatagtattttctatatacaattagtattggatttaatttgggtttcaattgctATATCAtttccaattttatttgaaattaccgaatcgcccctaaccctaattttcaaaataatggAACCCTAATCCTCTCATCCCAGCAACCGAAATCCCCTTCCCCCCAAAACAGCAGCAAACACACATGCAAACCCCTCCAATGGAAACAAAACAGGGAGAGAGAGGCTGAGTTTCGGCTGAGGAGAGGAGGAGGGAAGCTCACCGCGTCGCGCCGCCGCAGCAGTCCATGCCATCAGAGTcgcacagccggaagcgtgagctttgatagttagggtgttacattatggtatcagagcggtctttcctgtagagcttggggaatggactgactatgcttcagttgcatactctgagcattTGTCATGTAATAGGTCTTGTCCGAATaacaagaattagagctttatgcacatgacgatctattgattaatgccattagcCTTGCATTGCAcaattcctgatattaagtttggccagcttaatactagtgaattatgtatatgaaagcactgatgggttatcatagatgatatacgagttctgagtaaagcgaatcgcggattttgggaacgttggaaactatttctcgaggctattcagttgtgtgtcttgaattctatTCGAGTCGACTTGTTCTTTCATCCtgacttgaagttcttgtttgctactcCTCTTGAACAGTAATTGGGtgtttcaactctattcctcttttcatatgcattcttgttgatTCTAATTGCATATGGTTGTTTGACATCCTTGTCGTATCTATCTTTCTCTATTTAAATTCTTCTCCTTGATTCATGTGTGCTTTGATATACCTTTAAACTGTCCTGATGCGCTGTACCTTTTTAACTCCGGATTCTGAGTCCATTCTTAGAGAAAattttgattcagtttttctcttatttggcAGTGATTATAGCCAATCTTGAGATTCttataaaaattgctgttgattagatatatacttatctatatatgaaactTTGAAAATTTCTTAtatagtttaacaactatttactTCTAATACCCCGCCTGTGTTTTTACTGGTTTATGAAACTACACTTACTTAaaatacaatttgactttctagtaattttactatagttccaatgcacatctttatttgattatgtatttggccATTTTTCCAAATTTCGGAAAGAAAGGATTTTTCGCTTTCAatccggttgagtttcgtttgataaactttacttaattcattttgatttgagtttggcCTAGCATACTACattgtttatgccattgttgttcttttgaaaatgttggactcatggcTTTCTTCTTATGAGCAGACTCGTTCCTTATTAAGCTTTTtatctctatgaatgtcatacttgATTCTGTTTTAATTATTCTTCTATCTCTTGTAAGCACTACAAACAATCTCAGTTTCCCCTTCTCTGGTGAATCTCATTcatgagtcagtttgattcgtttcaaaatagTGTATCATTTATCCTCTCATTGTCTCTACCAGAGTTTTTAGTtaaagatttatccttgagaacttactaatgattgagttgtctttcctatgacttttgtattcttttggatcaattgaaagcttgtttgatatctcatgcctagtggatcttgtttgaactatctTGATTTAAGATCTTTTCTTGtgtggcttgactcctttttaagTACATCCTAATTTTCTTGAATatccttctgagatggtgatttcaagtatacttttggagtcttgtttaaGACTTtttgaagttttgaattctctttgaagaagttctaAACTAAATTTATTTTTCGATTGCCCAATTgtaattgaaaccattgttcaattttgataaagttgatttaaagttggcatgcgccattttaaatgaagttttgggaAGCTTCCATATTTATCGAAAACCTGTCCATTTGTaatgcaccacttatttcctttataAATTTATAAGCAAATGTTACCTcggattttcttttctaaatagagtttaacttTCCCTTTCGTCCTTGCTAAAACTTTTATatacgcttgtttgaatatggaccTTGGGAAATTttaaacaagcttttgatttctATTCCGAGTTTTATGATCACCTTTGGTTAGGTGgtgcacctaactatctttctaaCATATTTGAAGagatattttagctcttagccaaacttgtgtgcattttgtttttaacaTTCTAtataatctacttcaacatgaaattgaattaaagcaaagccacgtttatgcttttgttactctcttgaaggatgttTGTTGCTTAACTTCTCTTTCAGACAGTGAAGTGATATTTTCGCAAGTTTTTCGATCTTTTTATGAATGATGTATTTGGAAGTAtttttaatcgtgctcttgagttctgtgagctttatCTTAGGTTTGAgatattctcttctgtaaacctcatacttcttcgactcagcttgaatTTGTTCAAACTAATGCGCtagttttcttcttattgatcctattgaatttctttgatccaagggttgtctttgaagttgtcaattgaattgtttctagcaaacttcattgcttgagcatccttgtttatctggaattggatacattctctcaaatctatgagtatCATCCTTGACATGTGTCTCTCCTTTCTAAAATCTTGTgttcttctgagtagactcgaggaTTATTTTGATGTCACGTGTG is from Arachis ipaensis cultivar K30076 chromosome B01, Araip1.1, whole genome shotgun sequence and encodes:
- the LOC107632307 gene encoding CASP-like protein 4A3; translation: MKKSVLKEPESTTHFDSPHSPFRIRSSPLSDGGDPNESESPPQRFHSPENSPESQHRDNSRAIVVVGSPAHQSPLHDSDRQSPTPENAPPVVVINRAVRQEPQPAPTNLSAGHGGRGREGGGRGRSRTAPAMNREKIMRTAALGFRVSEVVLCLISFSVMAADKTQGWSGDSFYRYKEYRYCLSMNVIAFVYAAFQACDLATQFSGKQLLVHHFRPHFDFFMDQVLAYLLMSASSSAATRVDDWQSNWGRDEFTEMASASVAFSFLAFIAFSISSLISGYNLFTLYPVP